One Panicum virgatum strain AP13 chromosome 9K, P.virgatum_v5, whole genome shotgun sequence genomic region harbors:
- the LOC120648333 gene encoding serine/threonine protein phosphatase 2A 57 kDa regulatory subunit B' alpha isoform-like → MFNKIIKRGNRKSARGDSAEPGARPAAPSSSSGGGGGGAGGAAPVTVNHASRASAATPSSPTSPHVAPSALATNPAAGAASPPLLEPLPLLRDVAAADRPGLLLRKLRLVAAIFDLSDSLKHPREKEAKRQALLELVDYVQAPAQAAGANAPARLPDHVQEALVAAISANIFRPLPPALHESAAAIDPGATPDDEEEPYLDPAWPHLQLVYELLLRYVVSPDTDTKVAKRYVDHAFVLRLLDLFDSEDPREREYLKTVLHRIYGKFMVHRPFIRKAINNVFYRFIFETQRHNGIGELLEILGSIINGFALPMKEEHKLFLARALIPLHKPKSVAIYHQQLSYCIVQFVEKDYKLADTVIRGLLKYWPVTNCQKEVLFLGELEEVLEATQPAEFQRCMVPLFKQIGRCLNSSHFQVAERALFLWNNDHIVSLIAQNRGAIFPIIFEALERNIQSHWNLAVHGLTANVRKMFLDMDSELFEECQQQYMEKQAKAKEIREQRESAWRQLEAVAAKAAGDDMVLVN, encoded by the exons atgttcaacaagatcatcaagcGGGGGAACCGCAAGAGCGCGCGCGGGGACAGCGCGGAGCCAGGGgcacgccccgccgcgccctcgtcgtcctccgggggcggcggcggcggcgcggggggagCCGCACCCGTCACCGTTAACCACGCCTCCCGGGCctccgccgcgacgccgtcctcgccgacctcgccgcACGTGGCGCCGTCCGCGCTCGCGACCAACCCCGCGGCTGGGGCTGcatcgccgccgctcctcgagccgctcccgctcctccgcgatgtcgccgccgccgaccgcccggGGCTTCTCCTCCGCAAGCTCCGCCTCGTCGCCGCTATCTTCGACCTCTCGGACTCGCTCAAGCACCCGCGGGAGAAGGAGGCCAAGCGCCAGGCGCTCCTCGAGCTCGTCGATTACGTGCAGGCCCCTGCGCAGGCCGCGGGCGCCAACGCGCCCGCGCGCCTCCCCGACCACGTCCAGGAGGCGCTCGTCGCCGCCATCTCCGCCAACATCTTCCGCCCACTGCCGCCCGCACTGCACGAGTCCGCTGCAGCGATCGACCCCGGTGCTACGCCGGATGACGAGGAGGAGCCCTACCTCGATCCCGCCTGGCCGCACCTCCAGCTCGTCTATGAACTACTGCTCCGGTATGTTGTGTCTCCCGACACCGACACCAAGGTTGCCAAGCGGTACGTGGACCATGCCTTCGTGCTCCGCCTCCTCGACCTCTTTGACTCTGAGGATCCCCGTGAGCGTGAGTACCTCAAGACTGTGCTCCACCGCATCTATGGCAAGTTCATGGTACACCGCCCATTCATCCGCAAGGCCATCAACAATGTGTTCTACCGGTTCATCTTTGAGACGCAGCGCCACAATGGCATAGGGGAGCTCCTTGAGATCCTTGGAAGCATCATTAATGGCTTTGCCTTGCCAATGAAGGAGGAGCACAAGCTGTTCCTTGCCCGTGCTCTCATCCCCCTGCACAAGCCCAAGTCTGTGGCGATCTACCATCAGCAGCTATCCTATTGTATTGTTCAGTTCGTTGAGAAGGACTACAAATTAGCAGATACTGTGATCAGGGGACTGCTCAAATACTGGCCAGTCACAAATTGCCAGAAGGAGGTGTTGTTTCTGGGAGAGCTAGAAGAAGTGCTTGAGGCGACACAGCCTGCAGAGTTCCAGCGTTGCATGGTGCCACTGTTTAAGCAGATTGGCCGGTGCCTTAACAGTTCTCATTTCCAG GTTGCTGAGCGTGCATTGTTCTTGTGGAACAATGATCACATTGTAAGCTTGATAGCCCAAAATCGTGGTGCTATATTTCCAATCATATTTGAAGCACTTGAGAGGAATATACAGAGCCACTGGAATCTAGCCGTTCATGGTCTCACTGCAAATGTGCGCAAGATGTTTTTGGATATGGACAGTGAGCTATTTGAAGAGTGCCAACAGCAGTACATGGAAAAACAAGCAAAAGCTAAAGAGATCCGAGAGCAACGAGAATCTGCATGGAGACAATTGGAAGCTGTGGCTGCCAAGGCTGCTGGAGATGACATGGTTTTGGTCAACTAG
- the LOC120648332 gene encoding glycine-rich RNA-binding protein RZ1C-like isoform X4 produces MLERHTNRHRGFGFVTFEDRRAVDSAIKEMHGADLDGRTISVNKAEPKMNTDDTRYDNGGGRGEYRGGRGDGPPPGNCFECGRPGHWVRDCPSAGGGRSGRFSSKFGGSSGGGRGDRFSGSDRFGDRYVDDRYDGGRYGYRDQVDTRDRYAGGRDRYANDRYPSGGDHFGADRYGGGPDRYAPSGYGRERERSYERDGVRGGGGGGGYDRSGPRGGGSYDRDGPRGGMGGGYDRDGPRGGVADRYGGGGPARYNGGSYRERPGPYDRPSRGGGRFDDRY; encoded by the coding sequence ATGCTGGAGAGACACACTAACCGCCACAGGGGCTTTGGCTTTGTGACATTCGAAGATCGGCGGGCAGTTGACAGCGCTATCAAAGAGATGCATGGCGCAGATTTAGATGGTCGGACCATTTCAGTGAACAAGGCTGAGCCTAAGATGAACACAGATGACACAAGATATGACAATGGTGGTGGACGAGGGGAGTATCGTGGTGGTAGAGGTGATGGTCCACCCCCTGGTAATTGCTTCGAGTGTGGTCGTCCTGGACATTGGGTTCGTGATTGCCCTAGTGCTGGTGGTGGTCGTTCTGGCAGATTCTCGTCTAAGTTTGGTGGTAGCAGTGGTGGTGGCAGGGGAGACCGTTTCTCTGGGTCAGATAGGTTTGGTGATCGCTACGTGGATGATCGTTATGATGGTGGTCGTTATGGGTACCGTGATCAAGTTGACACAAGAGACAGGTATGCTGGGGGCCGTGATCGTTATGCCAATGATCGCTACCCCTCTGGTGGTGATCACTTTGGTGCAGACAGGTATGGAGGTGGTCCAGATCGTTATGCACCAAGTGGTTATGGTAGGGAGCGAGAAAGAAGCTATGAGAGGGATGGAgttcgtggcggcggcggtggtggcggctatGATAGGAGTGGCCCAAGGGGTGGTGGAAGCTATGATAGGGATGGCCCAAGGGGTGGCATGGGTGGCGGCTATGACAGGGATGGTCCACGTGGTGGTGTCGCTGATCGTTACGGCGGTGGAGGACCTGCACGCTATAATGGAGGAAGTTACAGGGAGAGGCCTGGGCCTTATGATCGTCCCAGCAGGGGAGGAGGACGTTTTGATGATCGCTACTGA